One part of the Glycine soja cultivar W05 chromosome 11, ASM419377v2, whole genome shotgun sequence genome encodes these proteins:
- the LOC114377667 gene encoding SAGA-associated factor 11 homolog isoform X1: protein MSVPNEENLSSHSQLSSHFFLDLLDSIIVDVASECHRVARLGLDSNLEEEDEELKLSAQARVRVADPSNSNEANGKYVVDIFGQTHPPVANEIFDCMNCGRSIMAGRFAPHLEKCMGKGRKARLKVTRSSTASQNRYSRGSPSPGSTYSPYSNYSTNSMNRLANGTSTFAGEEHSNGTLES from the exons ATGTCTGTTCCTAATGAGGAAAACTTGTCGTCACATTCCCAG ctttcttctcattttttcttGGATCTCCTTGATTCCATCATAGTTGATGTGGCATCAGAGTGTCACAGAGTAGCAAGGCTGGGGCTTGATTCTAatttggaagaagaagatgaagaattgaagctatcGGCACAAGCCAGGGTTAGGGTGGCTGATCCTAGTAACAGTAATGAAGCAAATGGCAAGTATGTGGTTGACATATTTGGACAAACCCATCCTCCTGTGGcaaatgaaatatttgattGCATGAATTGTGGTCGATCCATCATGGCTGGGAGGTTTGCTCCACATTTGGAGAAGTGCATGGGAAag GGTAGGAAGGCACGTCTGAAAGTGACAAGAAGCAGCACAGCATCGCAGAACCGGTATTCACGAGGCAGTCCTAGTCCTGGTTCTACATATTCTCCATATTCAAATTACTCTACCAATAGCATGAATCGGTTGGCAAATGGAACCTCCACTTTTGCAGGTGAGGAGCACTCAAATGGGACACTGGAGTCATGA
- the LOC114377667 gene encoding SAGA-associated factor 11 homolog isoform X2: protein MRMEGILSSHFFLDLLDSIIVDVASECHRVARLGLDSNLEEEDEELKLSAQARVRVADPSNSNEANGKYVVDIFGQTHPPVANEIFDCMNCGRSIMAGRFAPHLEKCMGKGRKARLKVTRSSTASQNRYSRGSPSPGSTYSPYSNYSTNSMNRLANGTSTFAGEEHSNGTLES, encoded by the exons ATGAGGATGGAGGGAATT ctttcttctcattttttcttGGATCTCCTTGATTCCATCATAGTTGATGTGGCATCAGAGTGTCACAGAGTAGCAAGGCTGGGGCTTGATTCTAatttggaagaagaagatgaagaattgaagctatcGGCACAAGCCAGGGTTAGGGTGGCTGATCCTAGTAACAGTAATGAAGCAAATGGCAAGTATGTGGTTGACATATTTGGACAAACCCATCCTCCTGTGGcaaatgaaatatttgattGCATGAATTGTGGTCGATCCATCATGGCTGGGAGGTTTGCTCCACATTTGGAGAAGTGCATGGGAAag GGTAGGAAGGCACGTCTGAAAGTGACAAGAAGCAGCACAGCATCGCAGAACCGGTATTCACGAGGCAGTCCTAGTCCTGGTTCTACATATTCTCCATATTCAAATTACTCTACCAATAGCATGAATCGGTTGGCAAATGGAACCTCCACTTTTGCAGGTGAGGAGCACTCAAATGGGACACTGGAGTCATGA